The sequence CGTTTGGGAAGCAATAGTGAGTTGATCGCCCTGCGTGCCTGTGGGGTACAAGCCCGGCGTTGGGTGATCCCAGCCATCCTCTTTAGCTTGGTCACAACCGGCTTGACTTTTGTGGTGAATGAAGCGATTGTGCCGGTAACCAATCATCAGGCAACGGTAATTGTGCGGCAGGCGTTGGATAAGGACCGTCCCCGGGTGGAGCGGCGGAATATCACCTATCAGGAATTTGACCAGGAAACGGGTAAAAAACTGCAACGGTTATTCTATGCCAGCCGTTTTGATGGGCGGTATATGCGGGGGTTAACGGTGCTGGATTTTTCCCAGGAAGGTCTGCAACAAATTTTGAGTGCAGAAACGGGTTTTTGGAACGAAGAACGCAAAACCTGGGAGTTTGAAAATGGCACGATTTATCTGGTTGCCGCCGATGGCAGTTACCGCAATATTATTCAATTCAACAAACAGGAAATTACCCTGCCCCGTGCCCCTTTAGATTTAGCCACCCAGCGACGTACCCCGGAGGAAATGAGTATCCTGGAGGCGCAGGATTATTTACAAATTTTAGAGCGCAGTGGCAATCTCACCAAAATTCGGGAGTGGCAGGTACGGATTCAACAGAAAATTGCCATTCCGTTTATTTGTTTGGTCTTGGGTTTGGTGGGAACGGCTTTGGGCAGTTTACCACACCGCAGTTCCGGGGGGTGGGCATTTGGGCTGAGTGTGGTGATTATTTTTGTCTATTACCTGCTGATGTTTGTGGGGGATGCCCTCAGTCAAACGGGGGTGTTGGCACCAGTGGTGGGGGCTTGGTTTCCCAATGTTTTGGGGCTTGCTACCGGCATTTACCTACTACGCCAAGCGGATCGTTAAATACTCGCTAAAGGGTCAGGAATCGTGGGGGAAGGGGCGGTAAAACTACCAGTTAACACAAATTCCAAACGCAGTTTCAAAAAGGTGGCAAAGTCCGGGTCAGTCGTAATCACTGCCGCCGCCGGTTGGGGGCATTTGACTTTAATTTCTGCAAATTCTGGGGCTTCTAAAAACGCCGGTCGTTTCACCAGAAAAAAATCAATTTCTTGACCTTTTTCCTGATAATGACGGGTGCGCTCCCGTAGCACTTCCTCTAGGGGTTCAATCTCGGTGAGAAATTTTTCGCTGGCGAGAACGTAATAGTAATTCATGGGGATCGCTCAAGTAGTCATGAAAAATGGTAACGGATCGGGTAGAGAATTTGACCAGATAGCATGGGCTTGTAATAACTCGAAAACTTTGAGGGCGCAGGGTTTTGTCTGCTCCCAAAGCGATGAGTCAAAGCTCCCCTCGCATGGCTCGTTTCATATCCCGCACCGCCTGGGTCAATCCCACCAATACCGCCCGACTGATAATACTATGACCGATGTTCAATTCCTCCATACCGGGGATGCAAGCGACCGGATAAACATTTTGATAGGTCAACCCATGCCCCGCATTCACCCGCAGACCCAATTCCTGGGCGAGTTTTGCTCCTTTTGTTAAACGCTCTAATTCCTGATGACGCTCAGGTTCTTGCTTGGCTAAAGCATAGGTGCCCGTGTGCAATTCAATCCACTGGGCTGTGGTTTGTTGGCTGGCACGAATTTGCTCCGGTTCCGGGTCAATAAATAAACTCACGGGGATGCCGTGATTTTGCAATTCCTGTACTGTTTTAGTCAATTCTTTTTCAGATGCCACCACGTCCAACCCGCCTTCGGTAGTAATTTCCTGCCGTTTTTCCGGGACTAACGTGACATAATCCGGGCGAATTTCCAGGGCAATTGCCACCATCTCTGGGGTAGCCGCCATTTCCAAATTCAGGTGGGTTTGCACCGTTTGCCGCAGACAACGTACATCCCGCTCCTGGATGTGACGGCGATCCTCCCGCAAATGCACCGTGATCCCGTCCGCTCCCCCCAACTCCGCCAAAACTGCGGCGGCAACTGGGTCGGGTTCCGTCGTGCGCCGTGCCTGCCGGACTGTGGCAACATGGTCTATGTTCACGCCCAGGGTTAGCACCGTGTCCGCCTCCCAACTGTTCTCTGCTATTGTACCGTTCTGGCGCAGGCAATCCCCCACCCAACGGGTATTTTTACTCATCGGTGTGAGCTTGGTGCTGGTGTATGCCTTGGCGGCGATGGGGGCGGATTGGTTCGTAGCTTGGGGTTTACCAAAGCCCCAGGAATTTTTAGCCCATGTACCCCAGCAACCCCCCAGTCCCCAACATTGGTGCGGCACCGACCGCCAGGGCTACGATGTCCTCAGCCGGGTGATTTTTGGGGCAAGAGCGGCTTGGCAGGTGGTTCTCCTCGCCACCGGGTTGAGCTTGGGGGTGGGGTTTCCCCTGGGTGCCCTCAGCGGTTATTGGGGGGGTAAAGTAGATAAATTATTATTATTTATTATGGACACTATTTATACATTGCCAGGGTTATTACTATCTTTAACGGTGGCGTTTGTGGTGGGACGGGGGGTGGTGAATGCGGCGATTGCCCTCAGTATTGCCTATATTCCCCAGTATTATCGGGTGATTCGCAACCATACGCTTAGCTTAAAAAATGAGGTATTTGTCGAAGCGGCGAGGGCGTTGGGGGCGGGGAGTCTGGGGATTTTGATCCGGCATTTGAGTGGACATTTGAGTCGCAATTTGCCGGTTTTATTCAGTGTCAATAGTGCCGATGCGGTACTGACATTAGCAGGACTGGGATTTTTGGGGTTGGGCTTGCCCCCGGAGGTGCCGGAGTGGGGACACGAACTGGCGCAGGCGTTGGACAGTCTGCCTACGGGCATTTGGTGGACGACCCTATTTCCCGGTTTGGCGATGACGGGGCTGGTGGTGGGTTTAGCCCTAGTGAGTGAGGGGTTGGGGGAATCCTGAC comes from Synechococcus sp. C9 and encodes:
- a CDS encoding LptF/LptG family permease, producing MATVAFSPAHVWKSLRFWVQQVPVLDRYLWQLFLAPFLFGMGAFSSIGLSVGALFETVRRVVESGLPLTIAFQVLALKSPYFIGLAFPMATLLTMLLTFGRLGSNSELIALRACGVQARRWVIPAILFSLVTTGLTFVVNEAIVPVTNHQATVIVRQALDKDRPRVERRNITYQEFDQETGKKLQRLFYASRFDGRYMRGLTVLDFSQEGLQQILSAETGFWNEERKTWEFENGTIYLVAADGSYRNIIQFNKQEITLPRAPLDLATQRRTPEEMSILEAQDYLQILERSGNLTKIREWQVRIQQKIAIPFICLVLGLVGTALGSLPHRSSGGWAFGLSVVIIFVYYLLMFVGDALSQTGVLAPVVGAWFPNVLGLATGIYLLRQADR
- a CDS encoding MgPME-cyclase complex family protein; this translates as MNYYYVLASEKFLTEIEPLEEVLRERTRHYQEKGQEIDFFLVKRPAFLEAPEFAEIKVKCPQPAAAVITTDPDFATFLKLRLEFVLTGSFTAPSPTIPDPLASI
- a CDS encoding ABC transporter permease, which gives rise to MSASQLFSAIVPFWRRQSPTQRVFLLIGVSLVLVYALAAMGADWFVAWGLPKPQEFLAHVPQQPPSPQHWCGTDRQGYDVLSRVIFGARAAWQVVLLATGLSLGVGFPLGALSGYWGGKVDKLLLFIMDTIYTLPGLLLSLTVAFVVGRGVVNAAIALSIAYIPQYYRVIRNHTLSLKNEVFVEAARALGAGSLGILIRHLSGHLSRNLPVLFSVNSADAVLTLAGLGFLGLGLPPEVPEWGHELAQALDSLPTGIWWTTLFPGLAMTGLVVGLALVSEGLGES
- a CDS encoding pyridoxine 5'-phosphate synthase, with product MLTLGVNIDHVATVRQARRTTEPDPVAAAVLAELGGADGITVHLREDRRHIQERDVRCLRQTVQTHLNLEMAATPEMVAIALEIRPDYVTLVPEKRQEITTEGGLDVVASEKELTKTVQELQNHGIPVSLFIDPEPEQIRASQQTTAQWIELHTGTYALAKQEPERHQELERLTKGAKLAQELGLRVNAGHGLTYQNVYPVACIPGMEELNIGHSIISRAVLVGLTQAVRDMKRAMRGEL